CGGACCGACTTTCGTCTTTCCTGTTGAAGTATAGTCCCCTATCTGCTAGAGAGGCCGGTAGTGTTGACTTGACGGGGAAGGATGCCGACTCTCATTGACAAAAATAGTCCTTCCCCATAGGGGGAGTCTTTGCAAACTCTTTTTCCGGAAGGAAAAATTTTGAGGAACAACATCTAAGGAGGAATTGAGCATGGCAATGATCGAATTTCAGGGTAAAAGTTTCGAAATCGACGAAGACGGTTTTCTGCTGAAGTTTGAAGACTGGGGTCCGGAATGGGCTGAATACGTCAAGGAGAGCGAAGGCATTTCCGAAATCACCGAAGCTCACCAGCAGATTCTCGACTTCCTGCAGGACTACTACAAGAAGAACGGTATTGCCCCCATGGTCCGTATTCTTTCCAAGTCCACCGGCTACAAGCTGAAGCAGATCTACGAACTTTTCCCCTCCGGCCCCGGCAAAGGCGCCTGCAAGATGGCCGGCCTGCCCAAGCCCACCGGCTGCGTTTAATTCAGCTGTTTTTCCAAAAAAAAGCCCTGCTCACGCAGGGTTTTTTTTATGCTTTTACCAGCCCTGCACACATGAATCAGCCTTCCGTGCGTCCATAAATCCGGGCCAGAAAAAGCATTCTTTCCGCCAGTCCCCTCGTGGTCATATCAGAACGCAACCGCCAGCCCCAGTTGCCACCCGCGACTCCCGGCATATTCATCCGACCGTCCGCGCCAAGGTTCAAATAATCCTGCATGGGAATGATGCAAAGGGAGGCCACGCTGCCGAGCGCCATTCGGATCATGACGTCGGCCGCGCTATCTGCGGACACATGCCGACCTGCATAATCGCAAAAACGCCTCCGCCCCTCCTCATCCAGCTCGTCCGAAAACCAGCCCCGAGAGGTGTTGTTGTCATGAGTTCCGGTATAAACCGCGCTTTGCACGGGTATGTTGTGCGGAATATAGGAGTTCTTTCCCATGTCCGCAGAAAAGGCGAATTGCAGAATCTTCATGCCGGGAAATTCGAACTCGCTCATGAGCGCGACCACGTCCTCGGTGATGACGCCCAGATCCTCGGCCAGAATGCACAAGCCCGGCACCCGCTCCTTCATGGCATTGAAGAACCGCGCTCCAGGCCCCGGAATCCAGAGTCCGTTCTCCGCCGTAGGCTCACAGGCCGGCACCTGCCAGAACCCGCAAAATCCGCGAAAATGATCGAGCCTGATCATGTCGAAGCGTTCGCTCTCGTGTCGCAGCCGCTCGGCCCACCATGAAAAACCGTCCTTTTCCTGAAAAGCCCAGTCATAGACGGGATTGCCCCACATCTGCCCGGTTTCGGAAAAATAATCCGGGGGCGCGCCGGCGCAGTAGATGGGCAGGCCTTCGCGGTCGAGTTCAAAAAGCTCCCTGTGTGCCCAGACGTCACTGCTGTCGAGACTGACGTAGATAGGCACGTCCCCGAGCAGGGATACCCCGCGCGTAGCCGCATAATC
This Desulfomicrobium apsheronum DNA region includes the following protein-coding sequences:
- a CDS encoding TusE/DsrC/DsvC family sulfur relay protein, which codes for MAMIEFQGKSFEIDEDGFLLKFEDWGPEWAEYVKESEGISEITEAHQQILDFLQDYYKKNGIAPMVRILSKSTGYKLKQIYELFPSGPGKGACKMAGLPKPTGCV
- the malQ gene encoding 4-alpha-glucanotransferase, which translates into the protein MNLARRCGVLLHVSSLPNRHGVGDFGPRAHEFIDFLADGGQEVWQMLPLAPINAGAGNSPYSSYSAFAGNTLFISPELLVRQGVLRSRDVEPLPDFPLDRVDYGAAAAWREKILEQAFDNAFPGLRADSGFDAFCRKADFWLDDYCLFAALKREHKGVPWLSWPRGLRLREPDALEQARERLGYDILRERYFQYLFSLHWKNLRDYAATRGVSLLGDVPIYVSLDSSDVWAHRELFELDREGLPIYCAGAPPDYFSETGQMWGNPVYDWAFQEKDGFSWWAERLRHESERFDMIRLDHFRGFCGFWQVPACEPTAENGLWIPGPGARFFNAMKERVPGLCILAEDLGVITEDVVALMSEFEFPGMKILQFAFSADMGKNSYIPHNIPVQSAVYTGTHDNNTSRGWFSDELDEEGRRRFCDYAGRHVSADSAADVMIRMALGSVASLCIIPMQDYLNLGADGRMNMPGVAGGNWGWRLRSDMTTRGLAERMLFLARIYGRTEG